The following are from one region of the Juglans regia cultivar Chandler chromosome 10, Walnut 2.0, whole genome shotgun sequence genome:
- the LOC108987019 gene encoding uncharacterized protein LOC108987019 isoform X1: protein MWKRGNKSKAWTGPQKNHVTVFITSLFLILVVLTISLRDHGNKITSSFGLVKQKWNSSMPQVQFHPTIEVLNGTELVWQIPDTPKAVIFVAHGCNGRSVNFWDRSSTCPNCIGLPEERLIVLNALARKFAVLTISSAARCWTFREEKFVVKDIIKQWVEKNRLQQFPLVALGASSGGYFISVLATELKFNSLTLMIAEGIFDKIHITGEYPPTLFVHMPKDLRRHTKINENLELLKNKGVDVAEIECMEFPLSPQILADRIQGIDQTVSAKLFELFQDKGFIDESGYMRNDGRATNWKKALRESRIHLPDQRLEQHIQEELNLAFAYHEMTSLHCEQIFEWFESHMS, encoded by the coding sequence ATGTGGAAGCGTGGAAATAAATCAAAGGCTTGGACTGGGCCTCAAAAGAATCATGTTACTGTTTTTATCACATCTCTTTTTCTGATTCTTGTAGTTTTGACAATTTCATTGCGGGATCATGgtaataaaatcacatcatcatttGGACTTGTGAAGCAGAAATGGAATAGCTCTATGCCTCAGGTGCAATTTCATCCAACTATAGAGGTTCTGAATGGAACAGAACTCGTATGGCAGATACCTGATACACCTAAGGCGGTTATCTTTGTGGCTCATGGGTGCAATGGCAGATCTGTCAACTTTTGGGACAGGTCTTCTACCTGCCCTAATTGCATTGGTTTACCTGAAGAAAGGTTAATCGTCCTTAATGCACTTGCTCGAAAGTTTGCCGTTCTTACCATTTCAAGCGCAGCAAGATGCTGGACATTTAGGGAGGAAAAATTTGTCgtcaaagatattataaaacaGTGGGTTGAGAAAAATAGGCTTCAACAGTTTCCTCTGGTGGCTTTGGGGGCCTCCTCTGGAGGGTACTTTATTTCTGTTCTTGCCACCGAGTTGAAGTTTAATAGTCTTACACTTATGATTGCTGAAggcatatttgataaaattcatatCACAGGGGAGTACCCTCCTACTTTATTTGTGCACATGCCTAAAGATCTACGTAGGCATACCAAGATAAATGAAAATTTGGAGCTACTGAAGAATAAAGGTGTTGATGTGGCAGAGATTGAGTGCATGGAGTTCCCCTTGTCTCCACAAATTTTAGCAGACAGAATCCAAGGTATTGATCAAACTGTTTCTGCAAAGTTGTTTGAGCTTTTCCAGGACAAGGGCTTCATTGATGAAAGTGGATATATGAGGAATGATGGGCGTGCAACGAATTGGAAGAAAGCTCTCAGAGAGAGTAGAATTCATTTGCCAGATCAGCGTTTGGAACAACACATTCAGGAGGAATTAAATCTTGCATTTGCTTACCATGAAATGACTAGCTTGCATTGTGAACAGATCTTTGAATGGTTTGAATCTCATATGAGCTGA
- the LOC108987019 gene encoding uncharacterized protein LOC108987019 isoform X2, whose protein sequence is MPQVQFHPTIEVLNGTELVWQIPDTPKAVIFVAHGCNGRSVNFWDRSSTCPNCIGLPEERLIVLNALARKFAVLTISSAARCWTFREEKFVVKDIIKQWVEKNRLQQFPLVALGASSGGYFISVLATELKFNSLTLMIAEGIFDKIHITGEYPPTLFVHMPKDLRRHTKINENLELLKNKGVDVAEIECMEFPLSPQILADRIQGIDQTVSAKLFELFQDKGFIDESGYMRNDGRATNWKKALRESRIHLPDQRLEQHIQEELNLAFAYHEMTSLHCEQIFEWFESHMS, encoded by the coding sequence ATGCCTCAGGTGCAATTTCATCCAACTATAGAGGTTCTGAATGGAACAGAACTCGTATGGCAGATACCTGATACACCTAAGGCGGTTATCTTTGTGGCTCATGGGTGCAATGGCAGATCTGTCAACTTTTGGGACAGGTCTTCTACCTGCCCTAATTGCATTGGTTTACCTGAAGAAAGGTTAATCGTCCTTAATGCACTTGCTCGAAAGTTTGCCGTTCTTACCATTTCAAGCGCAGCAAGATGCTGGACATTTAGGGAGGAAAAATTTGTCgtcaaagatattataaaacaGTGGGTTGAGAAAAATAGGCTTCAACAGTTTCCTCTGGTGGCTTTGGGGGCCTCCTCTGGAGGGTACTTTATTTCTGTTCTTGCCACCGAGTTGAAGTTTAATAGTCTTACACTTATGATTGCTGAAggcatatttgataaaattcatatCACAGGGGAGTACCCTCCTACTTTATTTGTGCACATGCCTAAAGATCTACGTAGGCATACCAAGATAAATGAAAATTTGGAGCTACTGAAGAATAAAGGTGTTGATGTGGCAGAGATTGAGTGCATGGAGTTCCCCTTGTCTCCACAAATTTTAGCAGACAGAATCCAAGGTATTGATCAAACTGTTTCTGCAAAGTTGTTTGAGCTTTTCCAGGACAAGGGCTTCATTGATGAAAGTGGATATATGAGGAATGATGGGCGTGCAACGAATTGGAAGAAAGCTCTCAGAGAGAGTAGAATTCATTTGCCAGATCAGCGTTTGGAACAACACATTCAGGAGGAATTAAATCTTGCATTTGCTTACCATGAAATGACTAGCTTGCATTGTGAACAGATCTTTGAATGGTTTGAATCTCATATGAGCTGA